A window of the Streptomyces sp. NBC_00454 genome harbors these coding sequences:
- the dusB gene encoding tRNA dihydrouridine synthase DusB: protein MTTLPPPLAIGPHTVQPPVVLAPMAGITNAPFRTLCREFSGGKGLFVSEMITTRALVERNEKTMQLIHFDETEKPRSIQLYGVDPVTVGKAVRMIVEEDRADHIDLNFGCPVPKVTRKGGGSALPYKRNLLRAILREAVAGAGDLPVTMKMRKGINDEHLTYLDAGRIAVEEGITAIALHGRTTAQHYGGTADWEAIARLKEHVPEIPVLGNGDIWCAEDALRMVRETGCDGVVVGRGCLGRPWLFNDLVAAFEGRPEDFHKPTLREVGQTMLRHAQLLGEWIGDEARGVIDFRKHVAWYTKGFSVGSEMRQKLAVTSSLAELDAHLSELDLDQPWPESADGPRGRTSGNNRVVLPEGWLKDPYDCAGVSEEAELDTSGG, encoded by the coding sequence ATGACCACGCTCCCCCCGCCTCTCGCGATCGGCCCGCACACCGTGCAGCCCCCGGTGGTGCTCGCGCCGATGGCCGGCATCACCAATGCCCCGTTCCGTACCCTGTGCCGCGAGTTCTCGGGCGGCAAGGGGCTGTTCGTGAGCGAGATGATCACGACCCGGGCCCTGGTCGAGCGCAACGAGAAGACCATGCAGCTCATCCACTTCGACGAGACCGAGAAGCCCCGGTCCATCCAGCTGTACGGGGTCGACCCCGTGACGGTCGGCAAGGCGGTCCGCATGATCGTCGAGGAGGACCGCGCCGACCACATCGACCTCAACTTCGGCTGCCCGGTCCCCAAGGTCACCCGCAAGGGTGGCGGCTCGGCCCTCCCGTACAAGCGCAACCTGCTGCGCGCGATCCTGCGCGAGGCCGTCGCCGGCGCCGGCGACCTCCCCGTCACCATGAAGATGCGCAAGGGCATCAACGACGAGCACCTCACCTATCTCGACGCCGGCCGGATCGCCGTCGAGGAGGGCATCACCGCCATAGCCCTGCACGGCCGCACCACCGCCCAGCACTACGGGGGCACCGCCGACTGGGAGGCCATCGCGCGGCTCAAGGAGCACGTCCCCGAGATCCCGGTGCTCGGCAACGGGGACATCTGGTGCGCCGAGGACGCGCTGCGCATGGTCCGCGAGACCGGCTGCGACGGCGTGGTCGTGGGGCGGGGCTGCCTGGGGCGGCCGTGGCTCTTCAACGACCTGGTCGCGGCCTTCGAGGGGCGCCCCGAGGACTTCCACAAGCCCACGCTGCGGGAGGTCGGGCAGACCATGCTCCGCCATGCCCAGCTGCTGGGGGAGTGGATCGGCGACGAGGCGCGCGGGGTGATCGACTTCCGTAAGCACGTGGCTTGGTACACCAAGGGCTTCTCGGTGGGTTCGGAGATGCGGCAGAAGCTCGCGGTCACCTCCTCCCTGGCCGAACTGGACGCTCATCTGAGCGAGCTCGATCTGGACCAGCCGTGGCCCGAGAGTGCGGACGGTCCGCGCGGCCGTACGTCCGGAAACAACCGGGTTGTCCTGCCCGAGGGCTGGTTGAAGGATCCGTACGACTGCGCGGGCGTGAGCGAGGAAGCCGAACTGGACACGTCCGGAGGCTGA
- a CDS encoding MFS transporter: MRDLSPRRRLLVLAICCMSLLIVSLDNTVLNVALPSMRRELGASVAGMQWTIDAYTLVLASLLMLAGSTADRIGRRKVFTVGLVLFTAGSVLCSLAPSLGWLIAFRMVQAVGGSMLNPVAMSIITNTFTDPRERARAIGAWGAVVGISMAAGPLVGGLLVDTVGWRSIFWINLPVGLLALALTLRYVPESRAEHPRRPDPVGQLLVMGLLGSVTYGIIEAPAAGWHSPLILGCAALAVGSLAGLLTYEPRRAEPLIDPRFFRSAPFSGATVIAISAFAALSGFLFLNTLYLQEVRGLDALHAGLYMLPMAALAFLCAPVSGRLVGTRGPRLPLVVAGVTMAASGLLFAAFSAESSTPLLFCGYVLFGLGFGMVNAPITNTAVSGMPRAQAGVAAAVASTSRQTGGTLGVAVVGAVLAAGLAGSASAPGAGSGPASAADFLAAAEPAWWIITVCGLLVLVVGLLTSGRWARATALRTARTLEPEPDPARTGAPPRV, from the coding sequence ATGCGTGACTTGAGCCCCAGGAGACGCCTGCTCGTCCTGGCGATCTGCTGCATGAGCCTGCTCATCGTCAGCCTGGACAACACCGTACTGAACGTGGCCCTCCCCTCCATGCGCCGCGAACTGGGCGCCTCCGTCGCCGGCATGCAGTGGACGATCGACGCGTACACGCTGGTCCTGGCCTCGCTGCTGATGCTGGCCGGTTCCACGGCGGACCGGATCGGGCGCCGCAAGGTCTTCACCGTCGGGCTCGTGCTCTTCACCGCCGGGTCGGTGCTCTGCTCGCTCGCGCCGAGCCTGGGCTGGCTGATCGCCTTCCGGATGGTCCAGGCGGTCGGCGGCTCGATGCTCAACCCCGTCGCCATGTCGATCATCACCAACACCTTCACCGACCCGCGCGAGCGGGCCCGCGCCATCGGCGCCTGGGGTGCGGTGGTCGGTATCTCCATGGCCGCGGGACCGCTGGTCGGAGGCCTGCTCGTGGACACCGTGGGCTGGCGGTCCATCTTCTGGATCAACCTCCCCGTCGGACTCCTCGCCCTCGCGCTGACCCTGCGCTACGTCCCCGAGTCGCGGGCCGAGCACCCCCGCCGCCCGGATCCGGTCGGACAGCTGCTGGTCATGGGGCTGCTCGGCTCGGTGACCTACGGGATCATCGAAGCCCCGGCCGCCGGCTGGCACTCCCCGCTGATCCTGGGCTGCGCGGCGCTCGCCGTGGGCTCCCTGGCCGGGCTGCTGACCTACGAGCCCCGGCGGGCGGAGCCCCTGATCGACCCGCGGTTCTTCCGCAGCGCCCCCTTCAGCGGGGCCACGGTGATCGCGATCAGCGCCTTCGCCGCGCTGTCCGGGTTCCTGTTCCTGAACACCCTCTACCTCCAGGAGGTACGGGGCCTCGACGCGCTGCACGCCGGGCTGTACATGCTGCCGATGGCGGCGCTCGCCTTCCTGTGCGCACCCGTGTCGGGGCGGCTGGTCGGCACCCGGGGGCCGCGGCTGCCGCTGGTGGTCGCCGGAGTGACCATGGCCGCGAGCGGGCTGCTGTTCGCCGCCTTCTCCGCCGAGAGTTCGACACCCCTGCTGTTCTGCGGGTACGTGCTCTTCGGGCTCGGGTTCGGCATGGTGAACGCCCCGATCACCAACACGGCGGTCTCCGGGATGCCCCGCGCACAGGCGGGCGTGGCCGCCGCGGTCGCCTCCACCAGCCGGCAGACCGGCGGGACCCTGGGCGTGGCCGTCGTGGGCGCGGTACTGGCCGCCGGACTGGCGGGCTCCGCGTCCGCCCCCGGGGCCGGCTCCGGCCCCGCGTCCGCCGCCGACTTCCTGGCGGCGGCCGAGCCCGCCTGGTGGATCATCACGGTCTGCGGGCTGCTCGTCCTGGTCGTCGGCCTCCTGACCAGCGGCCGGTGGGCCCGCGCCACGGCCCTGCGCACGGCCCGCACCCTGGAGCCCGAGCCCGACCCGGCCCGGACGGGCGCTCCGCCGCGCGTCTGA
- a CDS encoding MarR family winged helix-turn-helix transcriptional regulator, translating into MTAPQESSHHPQRLGLLLAWHGSVTQTRMKKALSAAGLTPRHAMTLMHLSDGPVGQRALAERLEVDPSVLVGILNDLEGEGLVERRRDPTDRRRHNVAITDAGAVVLAKTNAALDAVELGLFAGLSQQDQDVLRGLLARIDSRAEDFDCAE; encoded by the coding sequence ATGACGGCGCCTCAGGAGTCCTCGCACCACCCGCAGCGGCTGGGCCTGCTCCTGGCCTGGCACGGATCGGTCACCCAGACCCGGATGAAGAAGGCGCTCAGCGCCGCCGGGCTCACCCCGCGCCACGCGATGACCCTGATGCACCTGTCCGACGGCCCCGTGGGCCAGCGGGCGCTGGCCGAACGGCTGGAGGTGGACCCGAGCGTGCTCGTGGGGATCCTCAACGACCTGGAGGGCGAGGGCCTCGTCGAGCGCCGCCGGGACCCGACCGACCGTCGCCGCCACAACGTGGCCATCACCGACGCCGGGGCCGTCGTGCTCGCCAAGACCAACGCCGCCCTCGACGCGGTCGAGCTCGGCCTCTTCGCGGGCCTCTCGCAGCAGGACCAGGACGTCCTGCGCGGCCTGCTGGCCAGGATCGACTCGCGCGCCGAGGACTTCGACTGCGCGGAGTAG
- a CDS encoding DoxX family protein codes for MFIAYAVVGVLLALTLTASAALTLRRNPAIVSNMQKVGVPDSWLPRLAGLKAAGAIGLVAGLWLAPLGVAAAVGVTLYFIGAVIAHLRAKDYELAPAAVLTLVAAAALTLRLAG; via the coding sequence ATGTTCATCGCCTACGCCGTCGTCGGCGTCCTGCTCGCCCTCACCCTCACCGCCTCCGCCGCCCTCACGCTGCGACGCAACCCCGCGATCGTCTCGAACATGCAGAAGGTGGGCGTGCCCGACTCCTGGCTGCCGCGCCTGGCCGGCCTCAAGGCGGCGGGCGCGATCGGCCTGGTCGCGGGCCTGTGGCTGGCCCCGCTGGGCGTCGCGGCCGCCGTGGGCGTGACGCTCTACTTCATCGGGGCCGTCATCGCGCACCTGCGCGCGAAGGACTACGAACTCGCCCCGGCGGCGGTCCTGACCCTGGTCGCGGCGGCCGCCCTGACCCTGCGGCTGGCCGGCTGA
- a CDS encoding SRPBCC family protein, with protein sequence MWKYEHGIETTATPGAIWALWADVENWGTWNADIEKIELRGPFAAGALITMTPAGQDPVELLVAEAVEGESFVDEARFAGLVLRTSHRIEALGPDRSRVVYRMEITGEGADEVGPEIGPAITGDWPETMAALVRAALAQAARG encoded by the coding sequence ATGTGGAAGTACGAGCACGGCATCGAGACCACCGCCACGCCCGGGGCGATCTGGGCCCTGTGGGCCGACGTCGAGAACTGGGGCACCTGGAATGCCGACATCGAGAAGATCGAGCTCCGCGGCCCCTTCGCGGCGGGCGCCCTGATCACGATGACCCCGGCCGGCCAGGACCCCGTGGAACTGCTCGTCGCGGAGGCGGTCGAAGGCGAGTCGTTCGTCGACGAGGCACGCTTCGCCGGGCTGGTCCTGCGGACCAGCCACCGGATCGAGGCGCTCGGCCCGGACCGCAGCCGGGTGGTGTACCGGATGGAGATCACCGGCGAGGGCGCCGACGAGGTCGGCCCGGAGATCGGCCCGGCCATCACGGGCGACTGGCCCGAGACCATGGCCGCACTGGTCCGGGCCGCACTGGCCCAGGCCGCTCGGGGCTGA
- a CDS encoding MarR family winged helix-turn-helix transcriptional regulator: protein MALTPGESPGFLLWHATLRWQRGITATLGPLGLTHVQFVLLACTWWLNGQGEHPNQQTLAKQAGTDVKMTSQVVRTLEQKGLVAREVDPADTRAKRLRVTGAGAELAPRAIAAVERVDAEFFRPVPREDAVTLLSRLAHPEA, encoded by the coding sequence ATGGCCCTGACCCCCGGCGAGAGCCCCGGATTCCTGCTCTGGCACGCCACGCTGCGCTGGCAGCGCGGCATCACCGCGACCCTGGGCCCCCTGGGCCTGACCCATGTGCAGTTCGTCCTGCTCGCCTGCACCTGGTGGCTCAACGGCCAGGGCGAACATCCCAACCAGCAGACCCTGGCGAAGCAGGCCGGCACCGACGTGAAGATGACCTCCCAGGTGGTGCGGACCCTGGAGCAGAAGGGGCTCGTCGCGCGCGAGGTAGACCCCGCGGACACCCGCGCCAAGCGGCTGCGCGTCACCGGAGCCGGGGCCGAGCTGGCGCCGCGGGCGATCGCCGCCGTGGAGCGGGTCGACGCGGAGTTCTTCCGGCCGGTGCCGCGCGAGGACGCCGTGACCCTCCTCAGTCGCCTGGCCCACCCCGAGGCCTGA
- a CDS encoding aldo/keto reductase: MTSYESTSTQTAHRTLGTTGPSVFPLGLGCMGMSALYGEADRAESLATIHAALDAGVTLLDTGDFYGMGHNELLIGEALRTAPAAAREKALTSVKFGALRTVEGGFTGYDGRPEAVKNFLAYSLQRLGRDHIDIYRIARVDPSVPIEETVGAIAEAVEAGHVRHIGLSEVGADTLRRAAAVAPIADLQIEYSLISRGIEEEILPTARELGIGITAYGVLSRGLISGHFTRERELAPNDFRGMSPRFQGDNLDRNLDLVDALRKVADAKGVSVAQTAIAWVLSRGGDIVPLVGARSRERLGEALGALEIRLSPADLAAIEEAVPVGSAAGERYPAAQMAHLDSEH, encoded by the coding sequence ATGACCTCATACGAGAGCACCAGCACCCAGACCGCACACCGCACCCTCGGCACCACCGGCCCCTCCGTCTTCCCGCTGGGGCTGGGCTGCATGGGGATGTCCGCCCTCTACGGGGAGGCCGACCGGGCCGAGTCCCTCGCCACCATCCACGCTGCCCTGGATGCCGGCGTCACGCTTCTCGACACCGGCGACTTCTACGGGATGGGGCACAACGAGCTCCTCATCGGCGAAGCCCTGCGCACCGCGCCCGCCGCGGCCCGCGAGAAGGCGCTGACCAGCGTGAAGTTCGGCGCCCTGCGCACCGTCGAAGGCGGATTCACCGGGTACGACGGGCGGCCGGAGGCCGTCAAGAACTTCCTGGCCTATTCGCTCCAGCGGCTCGGCCGGGACCACATCGACATCTACCGGATCGCGCGCGTGGACCCCTCCGTCCCGATCGAGGAGACCGTCGGCGCCATCGCCGAGGCCGTCGAGGCCGGGCACGTCCGCCACATCGGGCTCTCCGAGGTCGGCGCAGACACCCTGCGCCGCGCCGCCGCCGTGGCCCCGATCGCCGACCTCCAGATCGAGTACTCCCTGATCTCGCGCGGGATCGAGGAAGAGATCCTGCCGACCGCCCGGGAGCTCGGGATAGGCATCACGGCGTACGGGGTGCTCTCCCGCGGCCTGATCAGCGGGCACTTCACCCGCGAGCGGGAGCTGGCCCCGAACGACTTCCGTGGGATGAGCCCGCGCTTCCAGGGCGACAACCTCGACCGGAACCTCGACCTGGTCGACGCCCTGCGCAAGGTCGCCGACGCGAAGGGCGTCAGCGTCGCGCAGACCGCCATCGCCTGGGTGCTCTCGCGCGGCGGGGACATCGTGCCGCTGGTGGGCGCCCGGAGCCGCGAGCGGCTCGGCGAGGCGCTGGGCGCCCTGGAGATACGCCTGTCCCCCGCCGACCTCGCCGCCATCGAGGAAGCGGTTCCGGTCGGCTCCGCGGCCGGGGAGCGGTATCCGGCGGCGCAGATGGCCCACCTGGACAGCGAGCACTGA
- a CDS encoding TetR family transcriptional regulator — protein MPPAAAEPLSPERILATTEEVLRRFGPTKATVVDVARALGVSHGSVYRHFPSKAALREAVTDRWLAKSVVMLEEIASAPAEPAPSKLESWLEALFEAKRHKAGDDPELFATYIVLLAENSGVVDRHLTELIEQLSRIIGEGVAEGSLSAADVPAAARAVFDATGRFHDPQYAADWLSPSIIAEFEAVTALIIRGLRA, from the coding sequence ATGCCCCCCGCAGCCGCCGAGCCCCTCAGCCCCGAGCGCATCCTCGCCACCACCGAGGAGGTGCTGCGCCGCTTCGGCCCCACCAAGGCGACCGTGGTCGACGTGGCGCGAGCCCTGGGCGTCAGCCACGGCAGCGTGTACCGGCACTTCCCGTCGAAGGCGGCGCTGCGCGAGGCCGTCACGGACCGCTGGCTCGCCAAGAGCGTGGTCATGCTGGAGGAGATCGCCTCGGCGCCGGCCGAGCCGGCCCCCTCCAAGCTGGAATCCTGGCTGGAGGCACTGTTCGAGGCCAAGCGCCACAAGGCGGGTGACGACCCGGAGCTGTTCGCGACGTACATCGTGCTGCTCGCCGAGAACAGCGGTGTGGTCGACCGGCATCTGACCGAGCTGATCGAGCAGTTGTCCCGGATCATCGGCGAGGGGGTCGCGGAGGGATCGCTCAGCGCGGCCGACGTCCCGGCCGCCGCCCGCGCGGTGTTCGATGCCACCGGCCGCTTCCACGATCCGCAGTACGCGGCGGACTGGCTTTCGCCGAGCATCATCGCGGAGTTCGAGGCGGTCACCGCCCTGATCATCCGGGGCCTGCGCGCCTGA
- a CDS encoding VC0807 family protein → MSAQEVPAAQSGPPARSGAAAAIGWILTIGFNVVAPILTYNMLTDRGWSEFAALLVSGAWPVVDSVVHLAWRRKVDEFAVVTLVFLVITALVTLIGTHSARALLIKDSGVTGLFGALCIATLFAPRPLMFYFGRKFGTDGTKEGVAYFNGLWQYPDFRKAMRKMTTVWGVAYLVEASLRVVLAYLLSVDTMVVVSPLLIYGFLLSLIFWTIRFSKRTQAEGQARAAALAASAAGGPAPA, encoded by the coding sequence TTGTCCGCTCAGGAAGTACCGGCAGCACAGTCCGGCCCACCGGCCCGGTCTGGAGCCGCTGCCGCCATCGGCTGGATCCTGACCATCGGATTCAACGTGGTCGCGCCGATCCTCACGTACAACATGCTGACCGACCGGGGCTGGAGCGAGTTCGCCGCGCTGCTGGTCAGCGGTGCCTGGCCGGTGGTGGACTCCGTGGTCCACCTCGCCTGGCGCCGCAAGGTCGACGAGTTCGCCGTGGTCACCCTGGTCTTCCTGGTGATCACCGCGCTCGTCACGCTGATCGGCACGCACTCGGCCCGCGCCCTGCTCATCAAGGACTCGGGGGTGACGGGGCTCTTCGGCGCGCTCTGCATCGCCACCCTCTTCGCTCCCCGCCCGCTGATGTTCTACTTCGGCCGGAAGTTCGGCACCGACGGGACCAAGGAGGGCGTGGCGTACTTCAACGGGCTCTGGCAGTACCCCGACTTCCGCAAGGCGATGCGGAAGATGACCACCGTCTGGGGCGTCGCCTACCTGGTGGAGGCCTCGCTGCGCGTGGTGCTGGCGTACCTGCTGAGCGTGGACACGATGGTCGTGGTCAGCCCTCTCCTGATCTACGGCTTCCTGCTCTCGCTGATCTTCTGGACCATCCGCTTCTCGAAGCGGACCCAGGCCGAGGGCCAGGCCAGGGCCGCGGCCCTGGCGGCTTCGGCCGCGGGGGGTCCGGCGCCCGCGTAA
- a CDS encoding glycine--tRNA ligase, which translates to MAADKIETIVSLSKRRGFVFPCSDIYGGSRAAWDYGPLGVELKENIKRQWWKAMVTGREDIVGLDSSVILAPEVWVASGHVGTFSDPLTECTSCHKRHRADHLEEAYEAKHGRVPANGLADINCPNCGVKGQFTEPKQFSGMLETHLGPTQDTGSKAYLRPETAQGIFTNFAHVMTTSRKKPPFGIAQMGKSFRNEITPGNFIFRTREFEQMEMEFFVKPGEDEQWQEYWMQERWNWYRDLGIREENIRWYDHPKEKLSHYSKRTADIEYRFNFGGNEFSELEGVANRTDFDLKAHSAASGQELVYFDQETKEKYTPYVIEPAAGVNRAMLAFMLDAFNEDEAPNAKGVMEKRTVMRFDPRLAPVKVAVLPLSRNAQLSPKAKGLAADLRKFWNIEFDDAGAIGRRYRRQDEIGTPFCVTVDFDTLDDNAVTVRERDTMKQERVSLDQIQSYLGSRLLGC; encoded by the coding sequence GTGGCCGCCGACAAGATCGAAACCATCGTCAGCCTGAGCAAGCGCCGTGGCTTCGTTTTCCCGTGCAGTGACATCTACGGCGGCTCCCGTGCTGCCTGGGATTACGGTCCGCTCGGTGTCGAGCTCAAGGAGAACATCAAGCGCCAGTGGTGGAAGGCGATGGTCACCGGACGTGAGGACATCGTCGGCCTCGACTCGTCCGTGATCCTGGCCCCCGAGGTCTGGGTTGCCTCCGGCCACGTCGGCACCTTCTCGGACCCGCTGACCGAGTGCACCTCCTGTCACAAGCGCCACCGCGCCGACCACCTGGAAGAGGCGTACGAGGCCAAGCACGGCCGTGTGCCCGCCAACGGCCTGGCCGACATCAACTGCCCCAACTGCGGTGTGAAGGGCCAGTTCACCGAGCCCAAGCAGTTCTCCGGCATGCTGGAGACCCACCTCGGCCCGACCCAGGACACCGGCTCCAAGGCGTACCTGCGCCCCGAGACCGCCCAGGGCATCTTCACCAACTTCGCCCACGTGATGACCACCTCGCGCAAGAAGCCCCCGTTCGGCATCGCGCAGATGGGCAAGTCCTTCCGCAACGAGATCACGCCCGGCAACTTCATCTTCCGCACCCGCGAGTTCGAGCAGATGGAGATGGAGTTCTTCGTCAAGCCGGGCGAGGACGAGCAGTGGCAGGAGTACTGGATGCAGGAGCGGTGGAACTGGTACCGCGACCTCGGCATCCGCGAGGAGAACATCCGCTGGTACGACCACCCGAAGGAGAAGCTGTCCCACTACTCGAAGCGCACCGCCGACATCGAGTACCGCTTCAACTTCGGTGGCAATGAGTTCTCCGAGCTCGAAGGCGTGGCCAACCGCACCGACTTCGACCTCAAGGCCCACTCCGCGGCCTCCGGCCAGGAGCTCGTGTACTTCGACCAGGAGACCAAGGAGAAGTACACCCCGTACGTCATCGAGCCGGCGGCCGGCGTCAACCGCGCCATGCTCGCCTTCATGCTCGACGCGTTCAACGAGGACGAGGCCCCCAACGCCAAGGGCGTCATGGAGAAGCGCACCGTGATGCGCTTCGACCCGCGCCTGGCCCCGGTCAAGGTCGCCGTCCTGCCGCTGTCCCGCAACGCGCAGCTCTCGCCGAAGGCCAAGGGCCTCGCCGCGGACCTGCGCAAGTTCTGGAACATCGAGTTCGACGACGCTGGCGCCATCGGCCGCCGCTACCGCCGTCAGGACGAGATCGGTACGCCGTTCTGCGTCACCGTCGACTTCGACACCCTCGACGACAACGCGGTGACCGTGCGCGAGCGCGACACCATGAAGCAGGAGCGCGTCTCCCTGGACCAGATCCAGAGCTACCTCGGCAGCCGCCTGCTCGGCTGCTAG